The following is a genomic window from Candidatus Marinimicrobia bacterium CG08_land_8_20_14_0_20_45_22.
CCTTCTATAAAAATCTGCTATTCCATACAATTAATCGGATTCAGTGTAAAAATCAACTCCCGCCGGAAACTTAGAGAAGCATCCCTGCAAAATCAAGTCCGATCTTGATTTTTTTCGACAACGTGCCCGATTAAATCCAATTCACAGGCTTTATCCATCGTAACGGGTATAATCTTGCCGATTTTCAGGATAGATTTGGAATTTATAAAAACTGAACAGTCAATTTCCGGCGCATCCCAGACACTTCGTCCAACGTAACCTTCTGGATTTTTCTCTTCGATCAAAACGTTCAGAGTCTTGCTAATTTGATTCAAGGCAAATTCGTGCGAAATATCCCACTGGAGTTGCATAACGATCTCTTTCCGACGCTCTTTTTCTTCAGGTGGCACATCGTTAGGTAAATCCGCCGATGACGTTCCCTCTTCTTGCGAATAAGTAAAAACGCCCAACCGCTCAAATCTAATCTCTTCTATGAAATCCAGCAGTTCATTAAAATCCGCTTCTGTCTCGGAAGGAAAACCAACCATGACCGACGTTCTCAGCACAACGCGCGGAACCTCGTTTCGAATCGTCTTTAAAATATGGCGAATCTCTTCCCGATTTTTTCCACGATTCATCAATTTCAGGATTCGGTTGGAAGCGTGCTGAATCGGAATGTCAATATATGGAACCAGCGCCGGATATTTTCCGAATAGACTGTTCATTTCCAGCGACCAAAAATCGGGATGGTTATACATCAATCGCACCCACGGAAACATATCCGCTTGTAAAAGTACTTTCAGTAGATCGATCAACCGAACTTTTCCCGGCAAATCCGTACC
Proteins encoded in this region:
- the rimO gene encoding 30S ribosomal protein S12 methylthiotransferase RimO → MKGTTFSIISLGCPKNTVDSEVLNGKLQSLGCIFRKNPEEAEIVIVNTCGFIEQAKTESIETIFETLKLKETGLVRKVFVMGCLSQRYGDLLRREIPEVDRIDGVHSIDKIVEAIALKKSFCADEESRELLTPSHLAYLKIAEGCDNSCSFCSIPLIRGKQQSRSVQSLMREAEYLRQKGVKELILIAQDLTRYGTDLPGKVRLIDLLKVLLQADMFPWVRLMYNHPDFWSLEMNSLFGKYPALVPYIDIPIQHASNRILKLMNRGKNREEIRHILKTIRNEVPRVVLRTSVMVGFPSETEADFNELLDFIEEIRFERLGVFTYSQEEGTSSADLPNDVPPEEKERRKEIVMQLQWDISHEFALNQISKTLNVLIEEKNPEGYVGRSVWDAPEIDCSVFINSKSILKIGKIIPVTMDKACELDLIGHVVEKNQDRT